In Etheostoma cragini isolate CJK2018 chromosome 9, CSU_Ecrag_1.0, whole genome shotgun sequence, the following are encoded in one genomic region:
- the LOC117950173 gene encoding GTP-binding protein REM 2-like yields MPTDVPEDRLYNEEAAECDRMTLSTTWSPTVRRGSTPLPIKHQLRREEAVHDDCDWTSGAAGPSVSPISFNPALADTVTVDVEGRRDGPCRIALLGQNGVGKSSLAIALAGDLDRTASVDSEGEGYVRIVTVDDEESTIIIYDNWRQDLSALQCEVCVLVFSVTDRRSFHRTAQLRLLLRETQPQTPIILVGNKSDLVRTREVTSQEALSSAALFNCLYLEISASLDHRTQELLECVVRLTRGQSPWPPGSSAEDMSGSQRGSITSRAKRFLSSLVPRYPRERDVSKFMRQKSRSCHDLGAL; encoded by the exons ATGCCGACAGATGTGCCCGAAGACAGGCTCTACAACGAGGAGGCGGCCGAG tgTGACAGAATGACTCTGTCCACCACCTGGTCCCCCACCGTTCGCAGAGGAAGCACTCCTCTGCCAATAAAGCACCAGCTCAGACGGGAAGAAGCTGTCCACGATGACTGCGATTGGACGTCAGGTGCAGCTGGACCTTCTGTTTCACCAATCAGCTTCAACCCAGCGTTGGCTGACACTGTGACCGTGGATGTGGAGGGCAGACGTGATGGGCCGTGCAGGATCGCCCTGCTGGGGCAGAACGGCGTGGGGAAGTCTTCTCTGGCCATCGCCCTCGCCGGGGACTTGGACAGGACTGCGTCTGTGGATTCCGAAG GGGAGGGTTACGTGCGCATAGTCACCGTGGATGATGAGGAGAGCACCATCATTATCTATGACAACTGGAGACAG GACCTGTCGGCTCTGCAGTGTGAGGTGTGTGTCCTGGTGTTTTCAGTCACTGACAGGCGGAGTTTCCACCGCACTGCTCAACTCCGACTTCTCCTGAGAGAGACTCAGCCCCAAACTCCCATCATCCTCGTCGGCAACAAGAGTGACCTTGTTCGCACGCGTGAGGTCACCTCTCAAG AGGCCTTGTCCAGCGCTGCTCTCTTCAACTGTCTGTATCTGGAGATCTCTGCCTCTCTGGACCACCGTACTCAGGAGCTGCTGGAGTGCGTGGTGCGGCTAACCAGGGGCCAGTCCCCCTGGCCCCCGGGGAGCAGTGCGGAGGACATGAGCGGCAGCCAACGGGGGAGCATCACCTCCCGTGCCAAGCgtttcctgtccagccttgtgccCCGGTACCCGCGAGAGCGAGACGTGAGCAAGTTCATGAGGCAGAAGTCCCGCTCGTGTCACGACCTGGGGGCGCTGTGA